CAGCACCCCGACCAGATGCCGCCAGCCCACCTGCGCGAACCACCTGTTGCGCGACCGACGGGCGGCCGGCGTTTCCGCGATGCCTGTCACGAGTACACCTCCTCCTGCTTGCGGGTGCGCCGGAAGCTGATCGCCGACACCGTCGCCACGATCGCGAAGATGAAGATCGAGACGGTGGCGGCCAGGCCGTACTCCGCGCCCTGCGCGCCGAACGCCAGCCGATAGGTGTACGTGATCAGCAGGTCGGTGGCGCCGTTACGCGGGTTGTCCGGCGCGAACGGCCCGCCCTCGGTGGTGAACAGGATCGCGTTGACGTTGTTGAAGTTGAACGCGAACGACGCGATCAGCAGCGGCGAGAGCGCCACCAGCAGCAGCGGCAGGGTGACCGCCCGGAACGACTGCCAGGGGCTGGCGCCGTCGACCGAGGTGGCCTCGGTCAGCTCCCGCGGGATGGCCTGGAGCGCGCCGGTGGCCACCAGGAACATGTACGGATAGCCGAGCCAGAGCTGCACCAGCAGCACCGCGATCCGCGCCGACCAGGTGCCGCCGAACCAGTCGACGTCCAGCCCGAACAGGTTGTTCAGCAGGCCGAAGTCCGTGTTGAACATGTCCCGCCAGACCAGCAGCATCGCGAACGACGGCATGGCGTACGGGAGGATCAGCAGCACCCGGTAGACGTTGGTGCCCCGCATCCGGTGCGAGTGCAGCGCGAGCGCGATGGCCATGCCGAGCAGGAACGTGAGGCCGGTGGAGCCGATCGCGAACGCGAAGTTCCAGGCCAGCGTGCCGAAGAACGGCCCGGAGATGTTCGGGTCGGTGAGCACCGCGCCGAAGTTCTCCAACCCGACGTTCACCTTCCAGCCCTGGGTGAGCCGTTCCCCGTCGGCGGCGACGAAGGAGCCGACCTTCTCGTCGGCGGTCCACGTCCGGCCGCTCTCGCTGTCGGTGACGCAGTCGCAGCCCGCGTCGTACGCCCGGGCCGCCTTGCCCTCGTAGGCCCGGGTGAGGCCGTTGGAGCGGATGGCGCCGGCGTCGGTGGGCACGATCAGCGCGGTGACGGCGTCGCTGCGGCTGCTGGCCTGCCCGATGTTCAGCACGGTGTAGCCGTCGGCCGCGGTGATCCTGCCGCTGAGGCTGCTGACGGTGACCGCGCCGGCGTCGAGCGGACGCAGCCCGCCCGCGTCGCCGGCGAAGACCTCCTTGCTCTTCGGGTCACTGAGCAGGAAGACCAGGGCGCCGGTCGCCGGGTCGCCCTTCGTGGCGATGGTGAGGGCGTACTCGGTCGAGCCGGGAACCTGTTTCACCGAGGACGTCTGGATGGCGACCACCGCGTCGGCCTTGCTGCCCCGGTGGCCGTCACCGTAGTTCGTGAACGCGGTGCTCGCGGTGAACAGCACCGGGAGGATCTGGAAGGCGACGAGGAAGAGCGTGCCGGGGACCAGATACTTGGCCGGGATGTGTCGGCGGCCCAGGTAGAGGTAGAACAGCGCGACGGTGGTGGCGACCAGGGCGGCCAGCCCGATCCAGTGCTCGGCCTCGACGAGCGGGAACGCCGCCCAGATCGCGATCCCGGCCACCAGGCCGAGCAGGACCACCTTGACGACGAGGCCGGTCGCGGTGATCGGCGCGTGGTTCCGCGCGGTACGGGACGTGCCCGGGGCGGGCTCCCGGCCCGGGGTCCGCCTGGACCCCGGGCCGGACAGCGGCGCGCTCATTACTTGATCTGACCCTGGATGGTCTTGCCGGCGGCCGTGATCGTCCTGGCCGGGTCGGCGCCACCGATGACGGCGGCCTCGGCCTTGCCGAACGGGTCCCAGATCGCGGCCATGGCCGGGATCGCCGGGAGCACCTGGCCGTTCCTGCCGGCCTCGGAGAACTTGGCCAGGTCCGCGTCCTCGCCCTTGACCTGGTCGAAGGCGGCGGTCAGCGCCGGCGGGCGCGGCTCGGCCCGGTACAGCGCGACGGCCAGCTCGGGCTTGGTCACGTAGTTGGTGACGAACTCCTGGGCCAGGGCCTTGTTCTTGCCCTTGGCGGCGACGTAGAACGCCTGGACGCCCACGAACGGCTGGGCCTCCTTGCCGCCGGCGAAGCCGGGGACCGGGGAGATGTCGTACTTGATGCCGGCCTTCTTGGCGTCGGCGACGGCCCACGGGCCGGAGACCAGGAAGGCGCACTTCTTGCCGGTGAAGGTGGAGATCGAGTTCTCCGGGGTGATGGACCGCTTCAGCGCGCCCTCGCCCTTCTCGCCGAGCTTCGCGATCTTCTGGAACGCGGCGATCGACTCCGGCTTGCCCACGCCCAGGTCCGTCGGGTCGTAGTCGCCGTTGGCGGCGGTGCCGAACAGGTAGCCGCCGGCCGAGGAGTACAGCGGGTAGATGTGGTACGCGTCGCCGTTCTGGCCGGACTGGAGGCAGAGGATCTCGCTCGCCTTCTTCTGCGCCTTGAGCTTCTTGCCGGCGGCCACCAGGTCCTCGATGGTCTTCGGCGCCTCGGGGGCCAGCTCGGTGTTGCGGATCAGCGCGACGTTCTCGGTGGCGTAGGGCACGCCGTAGAGCTGACCGTTGAACGTGACGGCCTTGATCGCGGTCTCGTTGAAGCCGCTCTTCTGCTCGGCCGGGAGCTGGACCGGGTCGATGGCGCCGTTCTGGACCAGGTTGCCGATCCAGTCGTGCGCGCCGACCACGACGTCCGGGCCGCTGCCCTGCTGGGAGGCGGTGACGAAGTTGGTCTGCAGGTCCTTGGAGACGGCCTGGACCTCGACGGTGACGCCGTTCTCCGTGCCGAACTCCTCGGCGAACGGCTTGAGGGCGGCGGTGCGCTTGTCGTCGGCCCAGATGACCAGCTTGCCGCCGGTCGCCTTGCTGGCGGACTGCTCGGCGGCCGGTTTGTCGCTGCCGCTGTCACCACAGCCGGACGCGGCGAGCGCCAGGCCGAGGGCGGCGACCACACCCGCGGTACGGATGCGCATCGGTACTCCTGTCGTCATGGCGGCACGCCGGGGGAAGGGCTACCGCCAGTGGAAGATCTCTGAAAGTTCTTGCTGACCGGCGCGGGGATGCCGCGCCGCCGGTCTCGCATGTTGCGGGGACGTTAGCAAGAGGTTGCATGGAATGGAAGGGCTTGCAGAGACGTACGCAAGACTTTGCCGTTGAGCTACAGTGCGGCCATGCGCGCTCGACTGTCCGACATCGCCCAACAGGCCGAAGTCAGCGAGGCCACGGTGTCGCGGGTGCTCAACGACCGCCCCGGAGTGGCCCCGGAGACCCGGCAGGCCGTCCTCACCGCCCTCGACGTGCTCGGCTACGAGCGCCCGGCCCGGCTGCGCAAGCGCAGCGCCGGGCTGGTCGGCCTGGTCGTGCCCGAGTTGGACAACCCGATCTTCCCGGCGTTCGCCCAGATCATCGAGTCCGCCCTCGCCCCCACCGGCTACACGCCGGTGCTGTGCACGCAGACCCCCGGCGGCGTCCGCGAGGACGAGTACGTGGAGATGCTGCTGGACCGTCAGGTCTCCGGCATCGTCTTCGTCTCCGGCCTGCACGCCGACACCGCCGCGGACCACGACCGGTACCGCACGCTGATCGCCCGGCCGCTGCCGATCGTCATGATCAACGGATACGCGCCGGGCATCCCCGCGCCCTTCGTCTCCTGCGACGACCGGGAGTCCGCCGAGCTGGCCGTCGCCCACCTGGTCGCGCTGGGGCACCGACGGATCGGCCTGATCACCGGCCCGGACCGGTTCGTCCCGGTGCAGCGCAAGGTCGCCGGCTACAAGGCCGCGATGCGGCGCCTCACCGACATCTCCGACGACGACCTGACCGAGCTGACCGAGCTGTCCCTGTTCGGTGTGGAGGGTGGCGAGGCCGCCGCCGGCCGGCTCATCGAGCGCGGGGTGACCGGCCTGGTCTGCGGCTCGGACCTGATGGCGCTCGGCGCGATCCGGGCGGCCCGCCAGCGCGACCTCTCCGTCCCCGGGGACATCTCGGTGGTCGGGTACGACGACTCACCGCTGATGGCCTTCACCGACCCGCCGTTGACCACCGTGCGCCAGCCGGTCGCGGCCATGGCGGTGGCGGCCGTGCGGGCCCTGGTCGACGAGATCAACGGCCACCCCGCCCCGAACTCGGAATACCTGTTCCGCCCCGAGCTCGTGGTACGCGGCTCCACCGCCGTGGCCCGCCCCACCACCTCCCCCAGGCACCAGCGCCCGACCTCACCCACCCTGGCCATACCCGCCTGACCCCCCACCCCCACCCCGGCGCCCGGCGTCGGTGATCATGAAGTTAGCGGCGACATTTCGGACGGTGGTCGCCGCCAACTTCATGATCACGCGGCGGATGGCGTGGGGTGCGGGGTGGCGGGGTGTCTCGGGATGCGGGACTCGCGCCGAGGGTTAACGCGTCGGCCGGGAGGTGATCGGAGTCATTTCTTGCGCAAGGAATGCTTGACTCTTGCAGCGTAGGCGCGGCATTCTGCTCAGACACGCCACCACAGAACGGGAACCGCCGCCGATGACCTCCGCCCCCGCACCCACGCCGCTGACCTCCGACGACGACTGGTGGCGCACCGCGGTCGTCTACCAGGTCTACGTCCGCAGCTTCGCCGACGCGAACTCCGACGGCGTCGGTGATCTCCAGGGCATCCGGCACCGCCTGCCCTACCTGCGGGACCTGGGCGTGGACGCGCTCTGGCTCACCCCCTTCTACACCTCGCCGCAGGTCGACGCCGGCTACGACGTGGCCGACTACCGCGACGTGGACCCGCTCTTCGGCAACCTGACCGACTTCGACGAGATGATCACCGACGCCCACGCCCTGGGCCTGCGGATCATCGCCGACCTGGTGCCCAACCACACCTCGAGCGCGCACCCGTGGTTCACCGCGGCGCTCGCCGCCGGCCCGGGCTCGCCGGAACGCGAGCGCTACCTGTTCGCCGACGGCAAGGGCGAGCGGGGCGAGCTTCCCCCGAACGACTGGGAGAGCATCTTCGGCGGCCCGGCCTGGACCCGCGTGGCCGGCGGGCAGTGGTACCTGCACCTGTTCGACCCGGCCCAGCCCGACCTGAACTGGCGTCACCCCGAGGTGCGGGCCGAGTTCGAGGACATCCTGCGGTTCTGGCTCGACCGCGGGGTGGACGGCTTCCGGATCGACGTGGCCCACGGGATGATCAAGGCCGAGGGCCTGCCGGACGTCGGCTTCAGCTCGATGACCACTGGCCGGCGCCAGTCGGAGCTGCTCGGCAAGGGCCGGCTCCCCTACTTCGACCAGGACGAGGTGCACGACATCTACCGCTCCTGGCGGCCGATCCTGGACAGCTACCCGGGCGGCCGGATGGCGGTCGCCGAGGCGTGGGCCGAGACGCCGCAGCGGCTGGCCCGCTACATCGGCCCGGACGAACTGCACCAGGCGTTCAGCTTCGACTTCCTCGACGCCACCTGGTCGGCCGACTCGTTCCGCAAGGTGATCGACACGGCGCTCGCCGAGTCGACGATCGTCGGCGCGCCGACCACCTGGGTGCTCTCCAACCACGACCGGCAACGCCACGTCACCCGGTACGGCGACGGCGAGGTCGGCCTGCGCCGCGCCCGGGCCGCCGCGCTGCTGATGTTCGCGCTGCCCGGCTGCGCCTACGTCTACCAGGGCGAGGAACTGGGCCTGCCGGAGGTGCTGGACATCCCCGACGAGCTGCGTCAGGACCCGGCGTTCCGGCGCACCGGCGAGAGCCGGGACGGCTGCCGGGTGCCGATGCCGTGGAGCGGCGAGCTGGCCCCGTACGGCTTCGGGCCGGACGGCAGCGAGCTGAGCTGGCTGCCGGCCCCGGCGACCTGGCGGGCCCTCTCGGTGGCCGCCCAGACCCACGTGGCCGGCTCGACGCTTGAGCTCTACCGGGCGGCGTTGCGGATCCGGGGTGCGCACCCGGCGCTGGCCGACCTGGGCGGCGTCACCTGGCTGGAGACCGAGCCCGGGGTGCTGGCGTTCCGCCGCGCCGCCGGCGGCACCGACCTGACCTGTGTGGTCAACCTCAGCGGCGCCGACGTGACGGTCGCCGGCCACGGCCGGCCGCTCGTCGCCAGCGCCGACCTCACCGAGCGGGGCGACGGGCACGTCCTGCCGGTGGACGCGGCTGCGTGGTTCGAACGGCGTTGAGCCGGGTAACCCGCCATCGACCTGGCCGTCCGTTGTGCCCCGCGCCGACGGGCGGCTGGGCTGCCGACCCCTTGTGGTGGGGGGTGAGGTGGCGCCGGCCCCCGGGAGTCCGCTCCCGGGGGCCGGTGTCCATGCTCGACCGTGTCCGAGGTCAGCCGCCCTTGGCGGTGAGCAGCGCGGCGATCCGGGCGAACCCGGCCCGGACCTCGTCGGAGTCGGGCGGGTTCGCCGGCTGCGGCTCCGGCTGACGCTCGGCGGCCAACTCCAACTCGTCGTCGATGACGTCCTCGAAGTCGCCGTAGAGATCCGCCTGGTCGATCTCGGCGGCCTCGTCCGCGGCGGCGATCTGGGCGGCGGCGATCTCGCCGCGGATCTCCTCCGGCGTCAGCGCCGGCAGCAGCGGCTCCACCACCGCCATCAACTGTTCCTCGGCCACCACCGCCTCGGCCAGCGCCAACGCGTGCGGACGCTCGTACGGCCCGCAGACCACCGGCTCCCACTCGTCCTCGGCGGCGAGCGGGCCGAACGTGATGATCCACGGCAGGCCCAGCATCGGCGAGTCGTCCGGCAGGTCCAGTGTCACGAGTGCGCCCACGCGCCCATCATCGTCGTTCCGCGCCCACGCGGGGAGCGCAATCCCCCGACTCTCCCCGCTCAGGCGACCGCGCCCGGCCGCGCGGTGCTCATCCCCCGCCACCCGGGGTGCCCGGATCGGTCTCCTCGTCGAGCACGTCCGCCTCCACGTCCACCTCCCGCGCTCCGCCCTCGGCCAGGTCGACCACCCGGCCGTACCGACTGGTGGCGGCGAGCGCCGCGCCGAAGAGCACCAGTTGGTTGAGCAGGTAGAGGTAGAGCAGCAGGCCCACGGCGGTCGCCACCACCGTGTACGCCGGGTTCCGCTCGGTGCGCACCACGTAATAGCGCCCCACGGTGTTGAGCAGGGTGATCCCGACCGCGACCATCAGCACCGCCGGACGTAACCGCCGCCGGCTCATCCGCAGCCGGGGCACGGCCAGCAGCAGCGCGGCGGCGAGCACGGCGTTGACGAGCACGCTCAGCGCCGCGCTGACCGTGGTCAGGCCGACCGAACCGGTGCTGCGCAGCAGGAAACGCAGCAGCGACTCCAGCGCGTCGACGGCGGCGACCGAGACGAAGAGCAGCACGAAGACCGCGACAAGCACACCCAGATCGACCAGGCGGCGCACCACGATGTTGCCGGGTTGCTGGTTGAAGCCGTACATCAGCCGCTGCGAGGAGCGGATCGCCTCCACCCACCCGATCCCGGTGAAAACCAGGATGACCAGGCCGACCACGCCCACCGTGCCGCTGCTCTCGGAGATCTGCGCCGGGTCGAGGAAGGGCAGGTTCTCCCGGAGGAAATCGGCCGCCGCGCGGCTGACGTCCTCGTTGTCCCGCAGCACCGCGCCGAAGATCCAGTACGCGACGAGCGCGAGCGCGAACACGGCGAAGAAGCCGTAGTAGGCGATGGCGGCGGCGAGCCGACCGGCGAGCAGGTCGGCGTAGAGCGTCCCGGCCTGCCAGAGGTGGTCGAAGACCGGTGAGCGACCGCGGGCCGCGTCGATCCGGCGCCCCGCCGCCGCCTCGATCCGGCCGAAGACGTTCACCCCGTCATCCTCGCCGATCACCGCCCCCGGCGGAGGAGGCCCGGCCGGTCGGGTGTTCAGCGCCCGCCGCCGAGCCGGAAGTCGCGGCGGGGCTGCCACCGGGTCGCCCCGCTGTGCGAGAAGAGCGTGAACGCCTCCACCTCGAACAGCGCGGAGAAGTCGGCCAGGTCCTCGTACGCCTTGTCGAGCACCTCGGGCGGCACGTCCTGGGCCACCGTCACGTGCGGGTGGTAGGGGAAACGCGTCTCGCGGCGCAGCTCGGGGGCCGAGTTGATGGCGGAGGCGAGCAGTTCGCACTCGCTGATCCCGGCGGCCACCGTCACGAAGACCACCTGGGTGACCGGCCGGAACGTGCCGGTGCCGCGCAGGTGCAGGGTGAACGGCAGGTGGGCGGCGGCCACCCGGGCCAGGTGTTCCTCGACCGGGGGCAGCGCGCGTACCGGTATCTCGGTGGGCCCGAGCAGGGTGACGTGGGCCGGGACGGCCTGCGGGTCGCCGGCCTCCACCCGGCGGCGGGTGAGCAGCCCGCCCCACGGCTCGGGGATGTCGACCGCGATCCCGATCTGGATCGTGTCCTCGCTGTTGGGCGCCGCGTCACTGCCCGCCACGTCGCGTACCCTCCCTCCGGCCACCGCCTGCGTCACCGTCTCCGCTCCACCCCGGGCCGCTACGCGAACCGCACCGGCGGGAAGAAGCCGACCCGCTCGTACGCGGTGCGTAGCGTGTCGGCCGCCACCGCCCGGGCCTTCTCCGCGCCCTGCGCGAGCAGCTTGTCCAGCTGGGCCGGGTCGTCCAGGTAGCCGTTGGTGCGCTCCTGGACCGGGGTGACGAACTCCCGCACCACCTCGGCGAGGTCCTTCTTGAGGTCGCCGTAGCCCCTGCCGTCGTACGCCGCGACCAGGTCGTCCATGCTGCGGCCGGAGAGCGCGGAGTAGATGGTGAGCAGGTTGGAGACACCGGGCTTCCCGACCGCGTCGAAGACGATCTCGCGACCGGTGTCGGTGACCGCCGAGCGGATTTTCTTGGCCGACCGCGCCGGGTCCTCCAGCAGGTCGATGATGCCGGCCGGGGAGGAGGACGACTTCGACATCTTGGCCGTCGGGTCCTGCAAGTCAGTGATCTTGGCGGTGTCCTTCACGATGTGCGGCGCCGGCACCGTGAACGTCTGACCGAACAGCGAGTTGAACCGCTGCGCCAGGTCCCGGGAGAGCTCCAGGTGCTGGCGCTGGTCCTCGCCGACCGGCACCGCGTGCGCCTGGTAGAGCAGGATGTCGGCGGCCTGGAGGATCGGGTACGTGAACAGGCCGACACTTGCCCGCTCGCTGCCCTGCTTCTGCGACTTGTCCTTGAACTGGGTCATCCGGCTGGCCTCGCCGAACCCGGTGATGCAGCCGAGCACCCAGGTCAGCTGCGGGTGCTCGGGCACCTGCGACTGGACGAACAGCGTGCTGCGTTCCGGGTCGAGGCCCAGCGCGAAGAGCTGCGCGGCGGCCACCCGGCTGCGCCGCTTCAGCACCTCGGGGTCGTGCCCGGCGGTGATCGCGTGCAGGTCCACCACGCAGTAGAACGCGTCGTGGCTGTCCTGCAACGCCACCCAGTGCCGCAGCGCGCCCAGATAGTTGCCGAGGTGGAACGAGTCGGCGGTCGGCTGGATGCCGGAGAAGACGCGTGGGCGGACGGGTACGTCGGACATGGCGGCAATTCTGTCAGCAAGCCCCGGGATCCGTCATGACGGGCCGGCGGGTCGGACGGGTACGGGCGGGAGCGGGCCGCTGACCTCGCGTCGGGGCTCGGGCAGCCGCAGCGTGGAGACCGCCAGGCGGGACACCCGCCGACCGTCGAGCGCCAGCACCCGCAGCAGAAAGCCCTCCGGATCGGTGACGTCCGATCCGCCCGTCGGGTCGACCGCCACCGGCACCTCGTCGCCGGTCACCGGCAGCCGGCCCAGCGCGGCCATCACGTACCCGCCGACCGTCTCGTACGGGCCGGCGGGCAGCGGCACGCCGGTGCGCTCGGCGAAGTCGACCAGGTTGAGCCGGCCGTCGACCACGGCGGGCAGACCCGCGGGCTCCGTCCCGGGCGGGGCGTGACCCTCGTCGTAGATCTCCCCGACCAACTCCTCGACCAGGTCCTCGCAGGTGACGATGCCGGCGGTGCCGCCGTACTCGTCGACCACCACGGCCAGGTGGTGCCCCTCCCGGCGCATCTCGGTGAGCGCGGCGAGCACCCGTTTGCTGCCCGGCAGCCGTTTCACCTCGCGGATCAGCTCACCGACGGCGACCGTGCCGGCCGGCTCCGGGTGCAGCAACACGTCCCGCAGGTGCACCAGGCCGATGACATCGTCAGGGGTGCCGTCCACCACCGGGTAGCGGGTGTGCGGGTCGTCCCGGACCAGCCGCTGCGCCTGCGCCATGGAGTGCCCGGCGGAGAGGAAGACGACCTCGGTGCGAGGCACCATCACCTCGCGTACCAGCCGCGCGCCGGCCGCCAGCACCTCGTCGATGATCCGCCGCTCGTCCGGGTCGAGCACGGTGTTCGCCGCGACCAGGTCGCGCAGCTCGGCCTCGCTGATCCGTTCCCGCCCGGCGGTCGGACTCGCCCCGAGCAGGCCGGTGACCAGGCGGGTGGCGCCGTCGGCGGCCCGCACCACCAGGCGGGCCACGGCCCGGGCCAGCGGACCGGGTTCGCGTCGGGGCCGCCCCGGCGGTCGTCGCCGGGGCCCGGGACCACCCGCTTCCCGCATGACAAGCATGGTAGACATCGACCGCCGACGACCCGCCCCGATGTTCGGATCTGTTCGGCCCTGATGGTTTGTGGTGGAATGAAGTGACGCGCACTCGACCGCCGTCCCAGGCGTCCCGGCCGTAGGGTGATCACGGACGGCCGACACGGACGCGGCCAGGCAGGAGGACCCGACGTGAAACTGCTCGTCACCGGCGGCGCCGGCTACATCGGCAGCGTGGTGACCCGGATGCTGCTCGACCACGGCCACCAGGTGACGGTGCTGGACGACCTGCGCACCGGCCACCGCGAGGCGCTCGCCCCCGAGGCGACCCACGTCGACCTGCCCGTGCACGAGGCCGCCCGGGTGCTCACCCCCGACGCCGGGTTCGACGGCGTGCTCCACTTCGCCGCCCTGATCGCCGCCGGTGAGTCGATGATCCACCCGGAGCTCTACTGGGACACCAACACCGTCGGCTCGCTCGCCCTGCTCGACGCGGTCCGCGCCGCCCGGGTCCCGCGGATGGTCTTCTCCTCCACCGCCGCCGTCTACGGCAACCCCACCGAGCTGCCCATCCCGGAAACCGCTGTCAAAGCCCCCACCAACACCTACGGGGCGACGAAGCTGGCCGTCGACATGGCGCTCACCTCCGAGGCGATCGCGCACGAGCTGGGTGCCGTCTCGCTGCGCTACTTCAACGTCGCCGGGGCCTACCTGCGCGACGGGCAGGCCATCGGCGAACGGCACGACCCGGAGACGCACCTCATCCCGATCGCGCTCGACGTGGCCGCCGGCCGGCGCGAGAAGCTCCAACTCTTCGGCGACGACTACCCCACCGTCGACGGCACCTGCGTCCGCGACTACATCCACGTCGAGGACCTGGCCCGCGCCCACCTGCTCGCGCTCGACGCGGCCACGCCGGGCCGCCACCGGATCTACAACCTGGGCAACGGCAACGGCTTCACCAACCGCCAGGTCGTCGACGTGGTCCGCGAGATCACCGGGCACCCGCTGCCGGTCGAGGTGGCGCCGCGCCGCGAGGGCGACCCCGCCGAACTGGTCGCCTCGTCCGCGCTGGCCCGCGACGAGCTGGGCTGGGTGCCGGCGAAGCCGACCCTCCAGGACATGGTCGGCGACGCCTGGGCGTTCTACCGCGAACACATCGCGGGCGCACGCCCATGAGCGGCGACGTCGCCGTCCGCGCCACCGCCGGCTTCCGGCAGCGGTACGCCAGCGAGCCGGCCGGCCGCTGGGCGGCTCCCGGGCGGGTCAACCTGATCGGCGAGCACACCGACTACAACGACGGCTTCGTACTGCCCTTCGCGCTTCCGCTGCGTACCGTCGTCGCCGCGGCACCCGGCCCGGACGGGCGCTGGACGGTCTGGTCGGAGCTGGACGACGAGCCGGTGGAGTTCGACGCCGAGGCGGCCGACGAGCCCGGCCGGGTCGAGGGCTGGGCCGCCTACGTGGCCGGCGTGGTCTGGGCGCTGCGCGCCGC
The genomic region above belongs to Micromonospora sp. WMMD1128 and contains:
- a CDS encoding glycoside hydrolase family 13 protein yields the protein MTSAPAPTPLTSDDDWWRTAVVYQVYVRSFADANSDGVGDLQGIRHRLPYLRDLGVDALWLTPFYTSPQVDAGYDVADYRDVDPLFGNLTDFDEMITDAHALGLRIIADLVPNHTSSAHPWFTAALAAGPGSPERERYLFADGKGERGELPPNDWESIFGGPAWTRVAGGQWYLHLFDPAQPDLNWRHPEVRAEFEDILRFWLDRGVDGFRIDVAHGMIKAEGLPDVGFSSMTTGRRQSELLGKGRLPYFDQDEVHDIYRSWRPILDSYPGGRMAVAEAWAETPQRLARYIGPDELHQAFSFDFLDATWSADSFRKVIDTALAESTIVGAPTTWVLSNHDRQRHVTRYGDGEVGLRRARAAALLMFALPGCAYVYQGEELGLPEVLDIPDELRQDPAFRRTGESRDGCRVPMPWSGELAPYGFGPDGSELSWLPAPATWRALSVAAQTHVAGSTLELYRAALRIRGAHPALADLGGVTWLETEPGVLAFRRAAGGTDLTCVVNLSGADVTVAGHGRPLVASADLTERGDGHVLPVDAAAWFERR
- the galE gene encoding UDP-glucose 4-epimerase GalE, encoding MLLDHGHQVTVLDDLRTGHREALAPEATHVDLPVHEAARVLTPDAGFDGVLHFAALIAAGESMIHPELYWDTNTVGSLALLDAVRAARVPRMVFSSTAAVYGNPTELPIPETAVKAPTNTYGATKLAVDMALTSEAIAHELGAVSLRYFNVAGAYLRDGQAIGERHDPETHLIPIALDVAAGRREKLQLFGDDYPTVDGTCVRDYIHVEDLARAHLLALDAATPGRHRIYNLGNGNGFTNRQVVDVVREITGHPLPVEVAPRREGDPAELVASSALARDELGWVPAKPTLQDMVGDAWAFYREHIAGARP
- a CDS encoding LacI family DNA-binding transcriptional regulator; this translates as MRARLSDIAQQAEVSEATVSRVLNDRPGVAPETRQAVLTALDVLGYERPARLRKRSAGLVGLVVPELDNPIFPAFAQIIESALAPTGYTPVLCTQTPGGVREDEYVEMLLDRQVSGIVFVSGLHADTAADHDRYRTLIARPLPIVMINGYAPGIPAPFVSCDDRESAELAVAHLVALGHRRIGLITGPDRFVPVQRKVAGYKAAMRRLTDISDDDLTELTELSLFGVEGGEAAAGRLIERGVTGLVCGSDLMALGAIRAARQRDLSVPGDISVVGYDDSPLMAFTDPPLTTVRQPVAAMAVAAVRALVDEINGHPAPNSEYLFRPELVVRGSTAVARPTTSPRHQRPTSPTLAIPA
- a CDS encoding YhjD/YihY/BrkB family envelope integrity protein, coding for MNVFGRIEAAAGRRIDAARGRSPVFDHLWQAGTLYADLLAGRLAAAIAYYGFFAVFALALVAYWIFGAVLRDNEDVSRAAADFLRENLPFLDPAQISESSGTVGVVGLVILVFTGIGWVEAIRSSQRLMYGFNQQPGNIVVRRLVDLGVLVAVFVLLFVSVAAVDALESLLRFLLRSTGSVGLTTVSAALSVLVNAVLAAALLLAVPRLRMSRRRLRPAVLMVAVGITLLNTVGRYYVVRTERNPAYTVVATAVGLLLYLYLLNQLVLFGAALAATSRYGRVVDLAEGGAREVDVEADVLDEETDPGTPGGGG
- a CDS encoding maltose ABC transporter substrate-binding protein; its protein translation is MRIRTAGVVAALGLALAASGCGDSGSDKPAAEQSASKATGGKLVIWADDKRTAALKPFAEEFGTENGVTVEVQAVSKDLQTNFVTASQQGSGPDVVVGAHDWIGNLVQNGAIDPVQLPAEQKSGFNETAIKAVTFNGQLYGVPYATENVALIRNTELAPEAPKTIEDLVAAGKKLKAQKKASEILCLQSGQNGDAYHIYPLYSSAGGYLFGTAANGDYDPTDLGVGKPESIAAFQKIAKLGEKGEGALKRSITPENSISTFTGKKCAFLVSGPWAVADAKKAGIKYDISPVPGFAGGKEAQPFVGVQAFYVAAKGKNKALAQEFVTNYVTKPELAVALYRAEPRPPALTAAFDQVKGEDADLAKFSEAGRNGQVLPAIPAMAAIWDPFGKAEAAVIGGADPARTITAAGKTIQGQIK
- a CDS encoding hemolysin family protein, whose translation is MREAGGPGPRRRPPGRPRREPGPLARAVARLVVRAADGATRLVTGLLGASPTAGRERISEAELRDLVAANTVLDPDERRIIDEVLAAGARLVREVMVPRTEVVFLSAGHSMAQAQRLVRDDPHTRYPVVDGTPDDVIGLVHLRDVLLHPEPAGTVAVGELIREVKRLPGSKRVLAALTEMRREGHHLAVVVDEYGGTAGIVTCEDLVEELVGEIYDEGHAPPGTEPAGLPAVVDGRLNLVDFAERTGVPLPAGPYETVGGYVMAALGRLPVTGDEVPVAVDPTGGSDVTDPEGFLLRVLALDGRRVSRLAVSTLRLPEPRREVSGPLPPVPVRPAGPS
- the trpS gene encoding tryptophan--tRNA ligase, translated to MSDVPVRPRVFSGIQPTADSFHLGNYLGALRHWVALQDSHDAFYCVVDLHAITAGHDPEVLKRRSRVAAAQLFALGLDPERSTLFVQSQVPEHPQLTWVLGCITGFGEASRMTQFKDKSQKQGSERASVGLFTYPILQAADILLYQAHAVPVGEDQRQHLELSRDLAQRFNSLFGQTFTVPAPHIVKDTAKITDLQDPTAKMSKSSSSPAGIIDLLEDPARSAKKIRSAVTDTGREIVFDAVGKPGVSNLLTIYSALSGRSMDDLVAAYDGRGYGDLKKDLAEVVREFVTPVQERTNGYLDDPAQLDKLLAQGAEKARAVAADTLRTAYERVGFFPPVRFA
- a CDS encoding 2'-5' RNA ligase family protein, giving the protein MAGGRVRDVAGSDAAPNSEDTIQIGIAVDIPEPWGGLLTRRRVEAGDPQAVPAHVTLLGPTEIPVRALPPVEEHLARVAAAHLPFTLHLRGTGTFRPVTQVVFVTVAAGISECELLASAINSAPELRRETRFPYHPHVTVAQDVPPEVLDKAYEDLADFSALFEVEAFTLFSHSGATRWQPRRDFRLGGGR
- a CDS encoding ABC transporter permease subunit, coding for MSAPLSGPGSRRTPGREPAPGTSRTARNHAPITATGLVVKVVLLGLVAGIAIWAAFPLVEAEHWIGLAALVATTVALFYLYLGRRHIPAKYLVPGTLFLVAFQILPVLFTASTAFTNYGDGHRGSKADAVVAIQTSSVKQVPGSTEYALTIATKGDPATGALVFLLSDPKSKEVFAGDAGGLRPLDAGAVTVSSLSGRITAADGYTVLNIGQASSRSDAVTALIVPTDAGAIRSNGLTRAYEGKAARAYDAGCDCVTDSESGRTWTADEKVGSFVAADGERLTQGWKVNVGLENFGAVLTDPNISGPFFGTLAWNFAFAIGSTGLTFLLGMAIALALHSHRMRGTNVYRVLLILPYAMPSFAMLLVWRDMFNTDFGLLNNLFGLDVDWFGGTWSARIAVLLVQLWLGYPYMFLVATGALQAIPRELTEATSVDGASPWQSFRAVTLPLLLVALSPLLIASFAFNFNNVNAILFTTEGGPFAPDNPRNGATDLLITYTYRLAFGAQGAEYGLAATVSIFIFAIVATVSAISFRRTRKQEEVYS